The DNA sequence CTCCTATACTTATTATTACTCAttattacacatgaatgagcacatatttgtgaaagaacaaagtttttttttgctaagaatcaactcaaaaaattatgtttaacaCTGTGACAGATATTATGTCACCTTGCTGATCATCCTGTGCAAGaatggtgtgtgttgtgtaagaAATGTTAGGACAGAAGCTGTCCTGTTTTAAATTGCATTAAAATGCAACTGCTGCTCTTCACTCAGTCAGTTGGATCCCCAACTCTGAGTCTGTACATTCTATCCAAAACAcactaatgtaaaaatgttttttttaaaagcctcaaAGAAGGTTGAATATTTCAAAAAGTATTAATGTGATTTGAAAGTTGAATACTACCCTAACATTTTCAAGTTGGAATAGAGTTTCTCGGAAATTCTGAATAACCAAACACAAACTCCTCCTCCTACCATGGagactctttactgtaggctgtgttgtcctctcttttcaGGACATGTCAAACAGCAGATGAAGTTGTGTACAGGTGAGGTGTGTGAGATGAGACACCTTCAAGCTATAATGAAATAACGCTCCAAAGCTAGGCTTCATTTTGGCGAGGGAAAAACTGCTTTTGCTGTTTTTGGTTTAAAACGGAAAAGAAATGGCATTACCGTTTATTCTCCATTGGTTTaaaacacgtgtcaaactcaaggcccgcaggccaaatccggcccctcgcaaattctgatccggcccgcatattaATCTaggttcacaatatattttggcccacctagttgtgcatCAAACCAAAAAtatgggaaactgtttttcaacttgcaattacgtgacactcaaagcagaatttggcaaatttgcctactttgagactcagaaattcccacagaaccagagagtttgcatattccGGCTGTGAAAGAGTTTGTAgtgagtcagctgtgtggtagcctacttagaaaatgtaatcattgcttttgcttgatttgctaaattctaggatggctttggaacttttttgctcactttttcagggctttatgtggaccaaactgtaagtgaggtgactatatgagacatgcaataattgagTCAAAGACATTTGActctttcaattaaataaaagcatgtcaataaactatacatgtctggcccttgatgtgattctctttttccagtgtggcccttagcgAAATTGATTTTGACACTCCTGGTTTAAAAGAACAAACTatcaaaacatacacaaactaTATTGGTATCAAAGGAAATTAAATGACAGATAAGGTGACAaacagactgtaaaaaataatggaagAAGCTTCTGGCCTGGAATGTAAAGCCAAAGCTGaaagctccttaaagctgcattctctgtaacttccagcagggggcgactccactggctccaaaaataagtctgtttctatagaagtctatgagaaaatgagcctacttctctcttgatttattacctcagtatacattttcataatgtaACCATGAAAACAACACTAGCtaataattacattaatttTGCAGTTAGTCTCAGTATAAAGAAGTTCAGAGcatttttaaacagaaaaaaatttaaattggaggaagagaggaaagaaCGATGGTTTTACAGAGTTAAAATAGGTAAATATTCTATAGATGTCAGAATCAATCAGATTTAGAATACttattgatcccctcagggaaattgttcagttgcagttgctcacagtcagaTTCAAGGTAAAAGTAAGAGTAAGAAAAGAGCGAGTCAATaagtgtataaagtaacatGACATAACATAGCTACAGTgccagaaatgaaaaaaattaaaaaaagtaacgTGAGGTTAGGTTAAAAGTAAGATTATAGGTTAAAAAGATTGTGTTGCTAAAACAAGTGATTGTACACATGTTGTTGTAGTGCCGAAGTACAGTgtgaatatatatgtatgtgtttacaAGAAGAAACAATAGAGCATATTATATCATATTGTCAACAATATGGGGAAGTTAAGAAGGCATTTGATTCACAACCTAATAAAAGTGCAGTGTGATCTAATAGTTATTCGACAAAAGAGCTCAAGATATGAGTGTTATTGAGTACTTATTTCAGTATCTTAAACAAATGAATATGTCCAAAAAGATATACGtttagttatttattatttctatttatcATTATAAtgttatcttatttttttttttttacatatgagATAGTCTGATCCATACTCATACCAGTTGGTGGCGATAATGCACCAAATCGttgtttgccaaccgccaataaagctcaaggaagaagaagatgaaagcACCAGTGCTGTGACGTTGGACGCAAATACGTACAGCGTAAGGCACGTTTGGGTCCAGGAGCGCCATTGAGTTTGAAGCTGAAGCATATAGCTAGTCTATCTATGGTTTGAAGAGGGTAagctattttaatgttttaaatatcTTACTCTAGCTCGTGTCCTAAAACGGCCCGTGATGCTGTTGTTGCACATTAACGACGTCCGGCCAGCTCGTTTTTAGCTAAATATAACGGTACTGCTGTTGCCTATGCTCTGTCTAGATTGTAGCAATAAAGCTAACATGATTAGCAGCACTGCTAAGCCTGAGCACAAGCCCCATCCATTCGTTATAACGTTAGCCCCAGCTAACGGAGTGTGTTGTAAACTGCAGTTAACATCTTGTGAAGCAGCGATAACTCAACATGTGGCGACATTGTCTTTTGTTTCAGCCAGCTAAGTTGATGCACACCATGTTTCGTCCCAAACCAACTTTGAAAGACCGACAGCACCTGTACAAGCTGATCATCAGCCAGCTGCTCTATGACGGATACACCAGCATCGCCAACAGCCTCATCAACGAGGTCAAACCACAGAATGTAGTGTCGCCCTCTGAGCAGCTGATGCAGCTGGCAAAAACAGGTACCACTTGTTTCCTCCGTGTCCGTTAGTTTGAGCTATGTGTGTGATGGGCCAACAGGCCCTAATTGAGAAATATACAACCTTTTTCAGGGATGGAGAATGATGACAGTGCAGTTCAGTATGCCATTGGGCGTTCAGATACAGTGGCACCTGGTGTTGGTATTGATATGGAATTTGATGCCGATGTCCAGACCATGTCTCCAGAGGCGTCAGAGTATGAGACCTGCTACGTAACATCCCATAAGGGTCCGTGCCGCGTCGCTTCATACAGTCGGGATGGCCAGCTGATTGCCACTGGCTCTGCCGACGCTTCCATCAAGATCCTGGATACTGAACGCATGCTGGCCAAGAGTGCTATGCCTATTGAGGTGAGGTTGAGATCAGAGTGAAGTCACATTTTTAATCCAGCAGCTTTATGTTTActgctttatgtgtgtgtcttttataGGTGATGATGAATGAGACAGCGCAGCAAAACATGGAGAATCACCCTGTGATCCGAACACTGTATGACCACGTGGACGAAGTCACCTGCCTCGCCTTCCACCCGACTGAACAGATTCTAGCTTCTGGCTCCAGAGATTACACACTCAAACTGTTTGACTACTCGAAGCCCTCTGCAAAAAGAgcatttaaatatatacaggTCAGATTTTGTACACAGAAGTTCTCTTTGGTCTTCCCACACCATTTAACATTTGCCATAGATTTGGAAaacaataattgttttgttgAAGTTGGATAGGCCAGGTTACATACGTTACAGGGCTGGGAAATTTGAACATTTGAATTTTGTTAAACTATGCTGACTACTGTTATTCTGTTGTAATCCaactctctctccatctattTCCCAACAGGAAGCAGAGATGCTGCGTTCAATCTCCTTCCATCCATCGGGGGACTTTCTGCTGGTGGGAACGCAGCACCCCACCGTCCGCCTCTACGACGCCAACACCTTTCAGTGCTTTGTGTCCTGCAACCCGCTGGACCAGCACACAGACACCATCAGCGGGGTCAGCTACAACCCCACCGCCAACAGCTACGTCACCTGCAGCAAGGACGGCAGCATCAAGCTTTGGGATGGCGTCTCCAACCGCTGCGTGTCCACCTTCGAAAAGGCCCACGACGGAGCCGAGGTCTGCTCCGCCATCTTCTCCAAGAACTCCAAGTACATCCTGTCCAGTGGCAAAGACTCCGTGGTCAAACTGTGGGAGATCTCTACCGGTCGGACACTGGTCAAGTACACAGGTAAGGACCATGAGTTGATTCATACAGGGAGGACTGTCATGCTTTATATTTAACATGCAAGGGCAATTTGTAGAAGTTGaccctgtgtttttttgtgactttcatCTAATTCAATAAGTATGTTAGTACGTGATCTTAAACTCTGTGATTCAGAGCTGGTTTGATAGGATTTAATTTGGCTTTGTTCATGTTCCATCCAACTGCAATTCAGTTCacacatgcatttaaaaaaaaaaaaaaaaaaaaaaagtgttttgactgaaagtaGCTAAGTACACATTTTATATTGCctcattttttttccaagtaCTTAAGTGCACTGTCAcaccaaaaacaataaacaggCAAATACGTGAGGTCACTTTCTGGGCAGTCCCAATGACTACAAATGATCCCTCAGTTCCACAATCAGTTTCATTCATcttaataaatgaaatgttttcaacattgattggagctgtaacaattccaaatgttgcttgttgtacaattaattgtctcagaaataattgcgattaacaatagtCTCTTTCAGTCCAATTATAAAATAGTTGTTACTTTTTTTGAATcaatcccaggatacatctttagTTGCATATCAATGTGACCCAGCTaatataataacacaaatacagtctatgaagtaaaccactcctctttattatcataaaacattttttctaactGTACCCAaataggggtgtaagaaaaaatcagTACACttgaatatcacgatattttattttgcaatactgtattgattttcaaaaagtcaatattgatttctttttcttctgggattttttttttttaacgttaaaTTTTCATGTAAGGCAGtagttcacgtttatgttgtttaaaccccctacttCTAGATGCctatgctgagacacaccactagtgtccttgcctaacggtgcctaacagtgcctgactttttgctagaagctaacaatgtagctatgactgaactttggcctactttagcatataaacttAAACAtttgctcactaagaacctgtgaaccacaatcccaaacttgcagttctgtgtactgaattgtttacctaaagtaatcttctttgacttttatgaacatcatgtcttttttttttaaatattagtttttctaaaattatacttttttataattgccttacgcacagtatcgaaatatattgaattgtgacccatgtatcgtgacacgtatcgtatcgccagattcttgcctaCACACAGCACTATACCCAaatcattatattattatgtttcAGGTAATCTAGTTTTGCCAAAATCAATAATTTCATCATTGTAGTTAAAACTATAGTGCATCatttctgttgcccccatgaggaattctaagtaatgacgacaacaacaacactgtcggcgcatccacatgatgcaaaatgaaaatcattaatttacaataagaataagttacagatgcatcgttgcatttcaggtgtcgcatacggtaacttagcctgcTTTGGATGTCTCGTGAGCTAAACCAGGTATCTCTGTTACTGTGTCacaagccaaagcattaagacattgttgtagcaaccaatgtcttaataacttagattaatatagcgtttttcatgaaacccaaggacgctttacacaactacagggggacaagggaaaagaaaatagtaaacCAATACAAACACGGACTGAAAGGAATAAAACATCCTCACTAAATGGAAGGCggacgtaatttaatgtttaatactgacgtacaaccacatcacgcaatctaaagttattttatgaatgaaatagacttATTACATACCTGAGAGCCAATTCGGGAAGTTTTTtgatcatttacaatcccgtaattgtctccatctgttgaaagcctgaCCGAGCGTTGTCTTTTACTtacccttttagcttttagtttaatttccttctttcctgtgatggtcctgccccagtatcagccataactacagcagataacttctaaaataacattgaaatacgattaggcctatataaagaaatctcctgctaccttttacctggctgaaTACAATAACACTGGCTTTCtggtgttacaaagaaatctgtgacccgtcagaatgtgttcCTGTAGCACAGTCTACCTGAcgcaaatcattctgtgactgcACGGGAAAAGTCGGACACGGGCAGAGGCCTTACTAAAAACTTTATCAAAAtggcgttcttttcactgtaagtctcatttgctgttacaggtcatttaaaatctttgtatgaaaaatgagcttcagaaacattaaaaagttacatatagtcacttcaagtacaaaacaactgGTCTCAACTACTGTCAGAAAACGCTAGGTTACGTTGTAACTAAGGGTGTCacaattttgattttaaatcgACCAAAACCCTCTCTGAACTCTTTCACTGAAGTCGccggtgtggaagtattttggatttccagtGGATTTCCAAAGCCACAGTTTGCAAGTGTACCATATTCTTCCACTGGTAGCACGACTAACATGGCAGTTAATCTGTGTGGTATATGTTCAACTGTTAGGAAATAGTTTGTTAAGACACTTAATTGTTCAGAGAAGACTATGGACatggctgtttttttgtttgttttgttgtaaacTTGAATGTCGTCCTTCTGTGAAGAAGACTGCAGTTCCAAAAGAGAAACTAGATATAAattgttacattgtgttgttaataaatgttttaaatttgacaatgtagtgtggtacattgcgaacaaaggttagatattatattgtataaaaGTCTAGTCCaaaaatggcatagcaacctgtgctttaaaacaaataaatgtaaaaatcgaGAATCCAACCGAACTTAGAAacgaaaatgtaatcaaatcgaggatttggagaatcgtggcACCCCtagttgtaaccttggttctctgagtgaagagacacatacaggagagaagccagtcATTTGAGTTTGTGGCAAATTGTGactttcagttgaataaaagtCATTGAAGTTTTCCTTAAAATAGGGTTTAAGTCTTGTCTCGTTCTCATGAACCCAATCTCATGTACGTCTCGTGAGCTGtgtgtctcgtcacacctctCTGATGTAACTGTTGCTAGAGCTGggccatatggagaaaatcaaatatcaggaTGTTTTTGACCCAGTACCTTTTTGAGTTTCCCTGGGGCAGAGTCGCCTCCAACACGGCAAATAAACTACAGTTATTACAAAGGAGACAGAAGAATGACTAGAAATTTGACACGCTGATCAACagatgaggagagagaagaCCTTGCTAACTGCTAACTTAAAGTAGCTATGACAAGTGCATCCTCAGTCATAAAATTGTGTGCAATCAGTTTGGAAATCGCTTCATTTAGTGtgactgtttttaaaaaaaaaaaaaaaaaaaaaacaaacattaagtctgttttcaatgttttgctGCTAAACTATCTTAATATGCTAAATGAATAACTTAGAAATATGGCAATTTACACTAAAGACATAAGTATATTTCCACCGGATACCatgtaaaaaggaaataaaatttaaatttaatttactgCACATTGTGATTCATATGAAATGTTACATAAAAATCACACTGAGCCTAAACTACACTCATAAGGTACATTAAGGTTTTGTCTTTCGTCTTTTTTTGACGTTTGacgcttcttttcactaccatgtataaacaccactaacaccaacttattaccagtTTTACACTCATCTCTGGAATTCATAGTCAAACTTGagttaaaaagcagaaattatgaattatttagactccTATTAAAGGAAATCATAATGACAGAATGGTATGTCAATgttcgtttttttttcaaatgctaattttatttttataaaacacccaaaagtcaaacattttagaaaacaagacaacacaagggttaatgcaGCACTTCTGATCAAAAGTATTGCAGATTTTCTACACCAGCCTGTTGAACTCGTATTGCACGTGTGAGACTAAAACTATTCAAATCAGAGGTGTTTGTGCTTCTGCCAGTCTTGAAGAGCTGCTATACATTTTGCAAGCCACCAGATGTCactgtgtttgctgtgtttgaAGCCCCAAAGCTTTACATCTTTTTCAGCACAAATGGAAAGAAATCCCTAAAGCTTGGTACAGCTAACAGTAACTGGGTTGAGCTTCCAAAGCAAGATATACGAGCAATACGCTTACCGCTTCACGTCAGCCAAGCAGGAGGCAGGGCAGCCATGCCGGTGGAGCCAGTTTTGTTGATTTAAAGTGGGAGCCGCTCCGCTTGTGCATAACGTTATGTCCAATTTTGTTGTTCAATGAAGCAGCCTGTCAGACTGGCCATCAGATCTCCTTTTGGCGATCTCTAGTAATCACGACTGGACGATTAACAGGAGATACCCTTACGGAgtaggggtgcaagatatatcaACTCAATGTCATTATTgcaatatcacgttgcgcaatattgTATCTAGTGGTGTGAgatatatcgttatcgcaatatatcTAAAGTGTCGCAATAAGTGTGCAgcattttgtggagcgctgtgtcccgctgtgtggcttagttgtgttcgatttagagcccgcttgaaatGCTATTATGATCATGTGTCATTAGCCAGTTACTTGCACGTGTCCACTAGGTGACAAACCCTATGTAGCGTACCACGTGTGGgcatatttcgacagagtgacCGCTGAAGTGAAAAAATTGATAGAAACAACAAAACGGAACAAATCGgagaagcgaaagaaaagttgtctttatatattttctagtgtacaaccagtaaaacatgtcttgttctgtagacatggtccttatttatttatttatttatttatttatttatttatttatttatttatttatgttgtaccagtccaatatgacagtcagttgaaataaaccttgcgTTGTAAAAAGAActtgtttgatttgattttaatctattttgatgcgttttctcgtaacttttgtaattcgacatatgtttaaaaatatctaaattaatatctatcgcaatattcataatcaatataGCAGTATcccattttgtcaatatcgtgcaaccctattACGGAGTCCATTTGGGATGGTTGTTGTATTGTACTTTTAATTGGGGTTTATGTTCAAAATGGATGTGATCCTACACTATTCATCCAATTCTAAGTTTGTGTTATAGGCTGCTGCATCTGAAAGGGGCTCTGGTCAAGTGGTGTGTAGGTTCACTTTTCCACCGGTACTTTGTTATTGGCCCTCCATGTCCTCCTGTTTCAGGGGATGGAACAAAATGCTCATGTTTTCCACGGAGGCCATCTATTTTCTGACTGAATTAACTTTTAGTGTCATTTTGTTCTGTGTTGTTTTCACTGAAGCCATACAACAGCCATGGCATCTTGTTTCTCTGTGAGCCCTTCATCATCTGTACTGTACTATAACTCTTGAAATGTAGTTCAGCTGCCTCACATTTCCCTTGATCATCTTTGAGAGTTTCTTTCTACACCTCGATTGGAGTCCACCTGTGGTCAATTTACTTGATTGGACATGATTTGGACAGGCACACGTCTTTAGTCTACAAAAGAAATTGCATGACAGCAACATTGTGTAACATTGGTATTGTTTTGACTTGGCGCCCTACAGTTTCAGAATGCAATTCACTTCTGCTCCGCTGTTGTAGGGTTATAGACAGCTGTACACGTGCATTTGTTATGATTACATGACTTATAATGGAAAAACTAGCGAGATGACAACTTTGCACACACAGCCAAACATCAAGCAGGTGCAACAACACAAGACAAGTCCAACGGCAACATGGCCAGCTCGCCGTCAGCCTGCAGCCTTTTACAAATTATTTGGCAACCACTAAAAGCCAGTCTGGGATTTAcgctttccttttctcttcttaGCTTCCTCTGCCATGATGTTTGTAGAGAAACCGGTTCTGTTGCCTGCTCGCCCCACTCCCTGCCAGTATTTCCCCCACCCCGGAGCCTGAAAACCTCCTCCCTCTCAGCGGTCCAAAGCTCCTGTGCTAGCGGTGTAATCGTCAACACACCCCTGGTGCTCTAACTGAGCTACTGTTAGCTGgcacatgtgtatatatacatggcTGATGTCAGCAACAGTTAGTGGTTCACATTACTTCAGCAGCAAGTAAAGCTATCTGTCCATCAGGAAACTCTGTAATTAGCAGAGCAGCCGGAATACATCacagggaaaacaaaaaaaacaaatatgatcCGTGGTGGTGATGAAACCCACTACGCACTTCTCCCGGGAGATCTTACCCGCTTATCACCAAAGTTACATAGTGGGACAACAGGAGTCCGTGGCGCAGAGTGGGAATGACAGAGGCGCCATTCTCCCTATTACAAGTCAccaatagcctcgggaaggaacttgtgttggtggaacatgtgtacgttcaaaagtagttttagtcgtgcaacagaaaactcagattggacagatagtctagctagctgtctggatttaccctgcagagatctgaggagcagttaaccatagtcctcagaaatctaccggagtttagaacgccaacacaaagaaggggaaggtgacggacatccggtcTGTACCGTAGCTCCCTCTGTGCCCTAAGATCTTAAAATACCTTGTGTTGCTCACTCCCGCTAACTTTATTGTTCATCAAACGTGACCATAACAAAAGCATTTTGTGGGTAGGCCAAGGCGAGAAGAGCCAACATGTTGGCcaacaaatgtataaaaaaatacacacagtaatttcaacattcaattagtattgattttattttactatttgaATTATGTTCGACTTCCGGAATTCATTCCAACAGCCCTAATGTCCgcatagatataaaacaataGATGCCACATGACGTCATAACCAATGGGATAACCGTCCTCCATCGTGCCTGGGCACTGTTTACAATCGCTACCTATA is a window from the Perca flavescens isolate YP-PL-M2 chromosome 4, PFLA_1.0, whole genome shotgun sequence genome containing:
- the cstf1 gene encoding cleavage stimulation factor subunit 1, producing MHTMFRPKPTLKDRQHLYKLIISQLLYDGYTSIANSLINEVKPQNVVSPSEQLMQLAKTGMENDDSAVQYAIGRSDTVAPGVGIDMEFDADVQTMSPEASEYETCYVTSHKGPCRVASYSRDGQLIATGSADASIKILDTERMLAKSAMPIEVMMNETAQQNMENHPVIRTLYDHVDEVTCLAFHPTEQILASGSRDYTLKLFDYSKPSAKRAFKYIQEAEMLRSISFHPSGDFLLVGTQHPTVRLYDANTFQCFVSCNPLDQHTDTISGVSYNPTANSYVTCSKDGSIKLWDGVSNRCVSTFEKAHDGAEVCSAIFSKNSKYILSSGKDSVVKLWEISTGRTLVKYTGAGLSGRQMHRTQGVFNHTEDYVLLPDERTISLCCWDSRTAERKNLLSLGHNNIVRCIVHSPTNPGFMTCSDDFRARFWYRRTTTD